GAACTGCACTGGCGCTATTTAAAGGGTTCCTGCTATGAACACaagcaatataataaaaacatacatacatccgATCGGCAATTAAATACTGTATACTCGTTTCGTAGCGAATATCTTGCAATAATGAGCTTAGCGGCTAAAGTCGTCAAGACTTACAAAATAGGTGTGTGTGGGCAAGCTCATTTCAataaataagttatttaaagttcctaaaatatatatgtgatatatatgTCTATCTTATTATACTCGTTTGTATATCGTAACATTGCACGAGCAAGGATTTACTGGCATTCGTATGCAGAGCAGGTTGTTGTGATGTAAAATGCGTGGCACCTTATATTGAGGTGTGACGgtgattaaatattatatatttatataaagttattatttaataattattttaatgtgtAAAATTGAGaagaaattatagaaaattatattagCATTTCTGAGCAATTAAAACATAACATTTTACGATAGtattagaaatacatacatacaagtattccaATACGTACTTGTGAACAATTACGACACAAGTTTGTTGAGGAGAACActtagtttaaattaaaaaaaaatcgattttgatagTTAATGgctttaaaaacaacaaactaaaATCTTAAATTGATACCtttaatagtttttgagttacagccttctcaAGTATAGCCGCATCAGCTTGTTGGATATGTTGTACACTtattaaatttgcttgagtgattactcgTAGATAAGTGATCCGATCACTATAGTAATATTTTAAGTTCTGTATATAGTTCTACATACAATGATCTACCAGTTTCTTGATccgatcaaaaatcgaattttggcaggccaaaaacgACCAACATTTGGGGTAAAACTCAACTTTTTTAgaaaacgccgccattttgtccTTTTTTTTCGAGCGTAATTCCTTGTCTGAACAACATTTGTTAGTACCATAATGACAATATTTAAATAGTCATACGCGTAGAATCCCGGAACGATTGCAACAGTTGTGGACCTGTTCTTTAGGGGGTTAGTAAAAGAGGTGcaacttgatttttatttctatttttggtTGGTAATTGTTCGATTCGTTTCTCTACAAGATTTAGTACAACGAAGATGATTTGTGATAGACTCATGAGGGCTTTCGTAAATATATGAGCGGCTATTGACACACTTTTGGCATCACAAAGGCCCAGTGTTTTAAGTTAAGTATTCAGCGTGGTGTGAGGCTGGAAAAAATGAATCTTTTTATTAGTGATTAAAAGTGATATAATAAGATTTCATCTGTAAATGTTTCAGTAATTTATGACAGCATTTAACGGTTGTGTCCTGTAGTCGCACAAGTATAGAATTATATAAGCACTTGGTAAGCAACTTGACACTGACAGTGAAATTACATTGATTAACTTTTTCCCATTTCATTTTGAACAGagtgttaaattaaaattaattgcatcAATTAAGTGGAGAATACGTCAAAAATTCAAGCAGcgataataataacaaataaattactgGCATGCTGACAGTATGAATCTCGTTCTTTTTGCTAttgtgcacacacatatatgcatataaattacaTTAAACAAAGTTGCAATAACAATGGACTTAAAGAAAAAAGTGGTTAATAGAAAATTTGTGCAAACAAATAACGATACAATCGTAATACCGTTGCACATTGTGCGATAATCGCGTCTAACTAATTGCTAATAATGTAAGAGTGAAATAATATTTGCTATAAACAGCGTCAGAtctaaatatacacacaaacatatatgtatgtgtgtactatATTGCATATGATATCAGCTGCGCATCTCTATTATGTTCTCGTTTCTTGTTTGCGTTTTGTTTTCAGAACAATTAGTTGTTCGTCTATTATATGTGACTCACTAGTCTGTTTTTCGATTGTTTACAGAAGCAAACcggtattatttattttacctcACCCCAATCCTTAGTGTTCTCAACTATTGTTTAAGGAAAGGGTGTAATTAATCTATTGATGATCAACGATGatgataaataataatagacTTATTTGCAAATACTTCGTTAAAAcagaaactattttttttgataGAACATCCTGTAAATTGCTTTATATACTGGCATTTCATATCCATCTAAATATGATTGTCAACCACAAACTAAACAGTAGGAACAGAAGagcaatatatacatagttgGCCGAATTGTATTagttacaaattaattaattaagctCATTTACAAAGAACACCAAAAAGGCTTAGTTTATAATCTACAATTTACAATCCAACTCAGTTGAATTGAACCTGTTTTTGAATTACGAATTACAACTAATTCCCTTGAAGTGGTGTTGATGTTTCTAACCTAAAATAGCTCCGGGCTGACAGTTAGTAAAACAATTGACATTAAGTAAATGTTTGCGAAAGAATTTATAAGTATtacaattaacatacatacattaaaatatcatacgAAGAAAGCTTCAGGATCACTCAAGCACAGTGTTATACCATAAATGTTAATACGACAAattgaaatcgaaaattttttacaacttgGGGAGTTACCGTTGAAAAATTTCAACTGAAATGAGGTTGAGTTGTAAGCTAATTAATAATGTTTATTTAGAGAACATTTGCCCTGAATAGGCTACGTTAATTTTGCCATGAAGGTTGTAATACTCAGAAGAAAATGTTgaagaccttataaaatatatatacttaagtacttaaatgatcaacatgacgagCACAGTCAGTTTAGTCACCTCCgtctgtttgtgtgtatatacgcgaactagtcactcagtttttgagatatcaatctcaaATTTTGTCCACATCCTTTGCtatccaaaaagctgctcatttgcaatcgccgatatcggatagctatagcatatagctgtcatacaaactgactgataaaaatcaagttgttatatcaaaaaaatttttatttgtgaagggtattctagcttcggttaacgtttttttctagttattttttaaagtaaattggtTTGATGGCATTTAATTTGTTGATAGTTTAGTTCCAACTAAATAATAGAGCAAATGTGTTCAAAAACATACTtatgagtacatacatacatgcatttgtatatattgtatacaataTACGCAATTTAACTAAGAATCATCAGCGAAGATTACACCGGAACCGGTGGCTAGAACTTTGTATATAACATAGTACATAGTAGCTATAAATAAGAATAACAATCGAGTTCATAGCCAGGCCCCTCTAATTACAACCAAAGCGGTATTTTATGAGAAAATTGTTTTAGGGGGGTCCTTAAAAGAAGTCAAACGATTTTTTTCTCTCCCCTTAATCGTTTAGTataacgtatgtacatatacttataagTTTAGTAGTAAGGGAAAagtcaaatttttaaatggacataaacaaaaattaaatttatattaatatattttagacattgtattaataatatgtatgttgcattttcatacaataaatgaaaaatttagttatattttttaatctaatTCGCAAAATCGATAAAATATTACATGTGAATCACTTCTAACAGAAAACATTTACAAAAGTTAATTAATAGtaattagttattaattttttctttgctaatCAATAATTCTTGGAATCCTGTTCAGTGggaggaaacaaatatgttttcagTCCTTCTAGaaaaattgcaccttgtataacACGACGTAATCCTCTCAAAACTTTCGGTGATATTTTgcttgatatttttatataaagatattGGTTTACATTCAAAGAATACGGACCACCCtaatgtgtatacatacatacatacatcattcAATTGTTCTAGAAGCTCAAAATAAGTCGCTAGCATCATCATTTATAATCCAACTAATCGGTGGTCAATCGTGTACAAgtaggtgtgtatgtatgtgtaagtttGTGTGTGGTATGGTTGACTGCATAATAAGCCGGCGGCGGCGTATTGCATAAATTGTTTGTAATAATTACCGCATAACTGTCGTAACTTGCAttttaaattatgcaaaatatttaaatgcactTGATGTTAGCGCATATGTACTTTATTAGGTAAAGGTTTTCAGCTAAGTGCGGCGAGCAATAAAATTGGCCGGCCATTGCGCAGAAGCAAACATTTATAATCGTTTTTATGTGAAGCGTTCTGTTGTGATGTTGTACAGAATAGTACAGTATTCTGTCGTCACGACTTTTGCACGTGATTACAAACAAGCGAATGTTACAGCACAAACcctcgtatacatatacatatgtacatatgtatgtatgtatgtaagtatgcgcagcggtatgtgtgtgtgtttgtgtagatGCGCTGTGTAGTGGCGCtgttttattgcattatttgccGGTGGTTACTTAGGAATGCGAGACATGTGGTTTGCGGCTGAAATGAGCTGGGATTTCCgacaatttcaaaactatttacaAACAATAATGTTGGGCTTGTAAACCGCGCTCATCTTGATTTTACATTTAATGCCAATTTAATTGACATTAATGGCTTAAACAAAGATTTCAACGTATCAAcggtatgtactcgtatgtttgCTTAGAAACTTGCTCCCGTATTTAAGTATATTCTATTTAAATTTGACTCGCTAGATTCGAGCAAAATTTTATGGCCATATTAGTTTATAttcatttgtatttatgtatttagtaatcAGTACTTTATTGCAGTCAATAAACCCTTTAAtaactatttatatttgcacttaaaaaaaattctcctTCTCCATATAAACGTACTATAGAGTAattagttactcatacgcaccgtCACccttaaaatatcacaaaatcagCAGCTGTTCGCAATCTGTCATATCTGTAATGACTAGCTTTTAACCTTGAACAACATATttagtttaccacgaagtttgtaatacccagaaggaaacgtcgaagactctataaaatatatatacataaatgtcagcgtgacgagctgagtcgacttagcaATGTCCGTTTATCTGTCTGTCTaaatatacgcgaactactaactcggtttttgagatatcaaactAAAActtccttttctctccaagaaactgctcatttgtcggaaccgcctatagaccactattgcatatagctgccatacaaactgaacgatcggaatccaatgcttgtatggaaaacttttgtatttgacgagatatcttcacgaaatttggcttagattttgtcttttttatttgtgaagtgtaaTAGTAAACgtgttttttggttttctttaaaaaaaatttgtgccaCAGCAGGCAATCGGAAAACCTGCACATTTTTGCCGACCAATAAATTCTACCAACGGAGTGCAGAGCCCTAAATCACCTATAAATTTCTTGATAGAATATGTTACTTGAAATAACATTACGGTCAACAGCGAGTCAAAACTGATATTTCTGAAACGATTTTTTCTGTCATAAATCACAGGCATGAGCTTAGAACAGTTATATCAATATCGACCTATCACTTGCTACTCGAGGTAACTAAATTTTCTTAGTGTAGTATCGCGAGGCATCGAAGTTATACGAGCAATATATGATAATGGTATATATGGAATAAGCGATTCGTAAGATAAAACCATTTACCGTCAACAAGgtcctgaaaatctaaatgaaCAATGCTAAAACGGCCGAAGAAGACATCATTCATAGATGGATTCATTGGATGTTTTAACATATGGTAAAAATGTGCCATTCTATCTGCGAAAAAAAAACAGCCGAAGCTAATAACGTCTTAAAAGtctcaaataattaaaataaaggttTGCATTtaagattatttattattgacaCAAAAGTGGATCAATAGATCCAATATGAAACTTAATATAAGTTTAGTACTTATACAGCAGGCTTATGGTAGAAGTTAGCTCCTCTGTTCACAACTCATTCGTTTAGTTAGCAGAAGGAACGATATTCACATTGTCGATCGTAAGGAATGATTTTATGACAAAGCCAAGCGTAGTGAATTATAAACAAGACCGAGGCAAAATCTAAAAAAACTACCCCCTATATAAGTTTGTCTTTTAAGTGGCAGTCTAAAAGCTCTGAATATATTTCTGACAAGAAATAATTCACCTTCAGAgctaaaaaatctataaaagatatactattattatataagaaCATACAGATGCATCATATAGAACTTTCGTCGAATTATAGAGGCTCAAAGCCAATTCTCACTTAATCTgatcattttaaattattttaaattttatatataatatatgtttattaactAAACAAACTAAGATTCTTTCTAAGCACTAATTTACATATTCCCTTCCTTTGCTTAGCATTTTTCTGCGGCCTTTGATTTGAGTTTTTTTTCTGACTTCTTATCAGGTTTCTTTTCCGATTTCTTTTCGGATTTCTTCTCGGGTTTCTTTTCGGCCTTCTTCACAGGTTTCTTTTCAGTCTTCTTTTCAGTCTTCTTCTCAGCCTTCTTTTCAGCCTTCTTTTCGGGCTTCTTTTCCGCTTTGCCCTTTTTAGCTGGTTTCGCTTGTTTTTTCTTATCCTTCGATGCTTTCGTGGGCTTAGAACGACGAGGTTTATAATATCTGatataaatttagaaataaattcaGGTAAAGAAACAGATTGATTATTCGCTAAAGTGGTGGCGTCAGCAAAACAACTTTTATGGCCATTTTACAGTGCCACGATCAGCATAGAatttgtattctatcattcacAGGCAAACTCACCTCTCCGACCTGGGTATCGCCTTGTGGCACATACAAGCATTCATCAAATGAAATACGCCCGAACAAACGCTTAAGGCACCAGCAATCACCAAAAGGAATTGTGCATAAAACCCACAAAAAGATATAATTACCATTATAAGACTTGAGCCAGTCAAAATGCACAGGACACCTATTATAAAGTTGAACATAACACCCTGCAGTGGGAAAGAAATAGCgtgtatttgaaaaatttttcattgaaCTTGTTCGGTCACAGCAGTTAACGATGTACATTACCAGCGGATCAATGCCCAACGTATGCAGTCTAGGCGTAAGTAGGTAATAGTACAAATCCGGTATGAAAGCGGGAAAAATGAATAGCAAGAATATGTAAACGGGTCCACTAACTTCATTGCCAAGCACACAACTAGCAGTGAATGTACAATATAAAACTAAGCCAATCGCTAATCCTTCCAAGATCTAAAGCAAAAGCGGAAAATCGTGTGAATGCAGATTTTTTGAagctttaataatttcattattgtCTTACAACATTTAGTAGAaagaaaaatttacacttcttGCGTTTCTTTCTATTCTGATCGATCCTTGTTGTTTTCATTATAAGTTACAGTTATCTTTTGCAAATGCCggtgaaatgtaaaaaaactcAAAGGACGATTATgaattgtttaaatgaattactTTTCGACTTTTTTAGCCGCATTGACATTTCTATACTTCTAGGCATTCTCTTAATTTTACATGTGTCAAACCGTGATACATGCTTGAATCGTTTTATAAGCATAAAAACGTAATACCCGGTAGAAATTGCATTCAGTTATGTTCTGGGCGAAGCTATATGATTTATATGAAGAGCTTTTCAGAGGAATCGACAGCGTTATCTCCAATATTTCTGGATTCATTGCATGAGCAGATTTACATGAGCACTTTAGCCTCCAAtatacagtgcgttcaaaaagAATGTTTTTACTTTGCGCGATCAGTTAGCGGAAAAAGAAAACTAATTTTTGGATGAATCACAATGTACAAGAGCAAAACCGATTTGCTGAGGGCAAGTGCTACAAAATAGTTTAAACTTATTGGTTTCAGCCTAAATTGAATATAACTCATGTTCTTCTGAAGACCCTTTAATACAACTAAGTAGAGACTAAGTCATGATCACCTCTGTGTTACGGTCTAAATCACTTCAATATATATAGACTACACTAGAAACACTAATTAATAAAAGGCTATATTCTTCCCGATTTTTCCGCATAGTATAATATGAAATGCTCccatattttataaacattagtctccaatattttctttacaaatttttactaaataaaactTCGCCTTCATCGAGATTTGCATTGATAAACCAAATGAATACCAGATGTACTAAACCAGCAATAAGCTCAATTATACCGACAGCTAATACTGTCGACTGTATCGGATTTCCACAGCCCGTAACCGAGAGAAAGGCAAACAAACAGGCCAGTAAGCAACAGCCCGTCACAATGTTATAGCAACCGCCCTAGAGAA
The sequence above is drawn from the Bactrocera oleae isolate idBacOlea1 chromosome 5, idBacOlea1, whole genome shotgun sequence genome and encodes:
- the LOC106626464 gene encoding uncharacterized protein; the encoded protein is MKTTRIDQNRKKRKKCKFFFLLNVILEGLAIGLVLYCTFTASCVLGNEVSGPVYIFLLFIFPAFIPDLYYYLLTPRLHTLGIDPLGVMFNFIIGVLCILTGSSLIMVIISFCGFYAQFLLVIAGALSVCSGVFHLMNACMCHKAIPRSERYYKPRRSKPTKASKDKKKQAKPAKKGKAEKKPEKKAEKKAEKKTEKKTEKKPVKKAEKKPEKKSEKKSEKKPDKKSEKKLKSKAAEKC